One window of the Podospora pseudocomata strain CBS 415.72m chromosome 7, whole genome shotgun sequence genome contains the following:
- a CDS encoding hypothetical protein (EggNog:ENOG503PU9N), with translation MSSQRSRRVPKATPKRTNDGLKPGEILSQVGRVALPFILTKLAQQQEEKQRQQERESNKAPTSSRSRTASRDGSTTSTGEQSRSSHNRDRDKHRDNNGSADASFRNDSDFHGVISQVAIGLVAFGAKKLIQRRKEAKQAAASAAQTAQANGRNARGNKSPAEADVELSRALETTAIELQGASESLRRLANSGPKSHHRKCAVRDELVRDAQRLEGSLASIQTGIHNMRNLHPRLRRPDEGKKEPLQKGTRGLGPIRDGKVGHRERLKER, from the coding sequence ATGTCATCACAACGCAGTAGACGTGTGCCGAAAGCAACACCTAAACGTACAAATGACGGCCTCAAGCCAGGGGAAATACTTTCTCAAGTCGGCCGGGTCGCCCTCCCGTTCATTCTCACCAAGCTtgcgcaacaacaagaagagaaacaACGCCAACAAGAGAGGGAAAGCAACAAagccccaacctcctcaagatCCCGTACTGCAAGCCGCGATGGCAGCACAACATCCACGGGTGAACAGTCCAGATCATCCCACAACCGAGACAGAGACAAACACCGAGACAACAACGGCTCTGCCGACGCATCCTTCCGCAATGACAGCGATTTCCACGGCGTCATCAGCCAAGTCGCCATCGGTTTAGTTGCCTTTGGAGCCAAAAAGCTTATACAGAGAAGAAAGGAGGCCAAGCAGGCTGCTGCTTCCGCCGCACAAACTGCTCAAGCGAATGGACGCAATGCCCGAGGCAACAAGAGCCCAGCCGAGGCGGATGTTGAACTTTCAAGGGCATTGGAGACTACAGCGATTGAGCTGCAGGGGGCTAGCGAGTCACTACGCAGGCTGGCAAACTCGGGTCCAAAAAGCCACCACAGGAAATGCGCGGTGAGAGACGAGCTGGTACGAGATGCTCAGAGGCTGGAAGGTTCACTTGCCAGCATACAAACGGGCATTCACAATATGCGCAACCTGCACCCAAGGTTGCGCAGACCAGATGAGGGTAAGAAAGAGCCTCTCCAAAAGGGGACGAGAGGCTTGGGACCCATACGAGATGGGAAGGTTGGACATCGGGAACGGCTGAAGGAGAGGTAA
- a CDS encoding hypothetical protein (EggNog:ENOG503PU9N), with product MLQDKGSRSLPDMEEHSQSKQLVQHPAPQQEEEVDRQPPNSRGAPAVRLEMDLDLDIALKERSRGIEDEKRQD from the exons ATGTTGCAAGATAAAGGAAGCCGTTCTCTGCCAGACATGGAGGAGCACAGTCAGTCCAAACAACTTGTCCAGCACCCAGCACCAcaacaagaggaagaagtCGATAGGCAGCCGCCAAACTCGAGAGGTGCTCCGGCAGTCAGACTTGAGATGGACCTTGATTTGGATATTGCGCTCAAGGAAAGATCAAGGGGGAT AGAAGATGAGAAGAGACAGGACTAG